The Flaviflexus equikiangi genome contains the following window.
AGCCGTGGGGGCGGCCTCCTCACCGTCCTCCACGCCCTGGGCGAGCGAATAGATGAGAACGGCAAGGGTGACGGCGACAGAGACGAGGAGCATGAGTGCGGAGAGCCTGTCGGCCACGAGGGTGATGCCGACAGGGGCCGCCCATTCGCCCACATCGAAGACCAGAGGGCCGCTGTTGACGATAAAGACGAGGGCCGTCGCAACCGCGAGAGAGATCGACAGGATCGTCACCGAGATCAGCCACTGCACCCTCCGGAAGTTCGAGAAGGCAAGGGTGACGCCGGCGCCGAGGAGCGGCAGGACGACGGGAATAGCGACAAGCCAGCTCACTTCACATCACCCTCGGGGAAGGAATCAAATTCGTCCTCAGTCTCGTCGAACGTTTCCGCGACAGCGTCATCGATCTGGTTCTGCTCATCCCTGACAAGACGCTCATCGCGTTCAGCCATAACCGCCAGCCTCTTATCCTCAAGGTCGTCCTGGACCTCATCGTTGCCATCCAACTGCCACGACCGGTAGGCGAGAGCCAACATGAAGGCCGTCGTTCCCATCGTGATGACGATCGCGGTCAGCATCATCGCCTGCGTGAGAGGATCCGACATCTCGTTCGGATCGGCCTGCCCCACGATCGGCGGGGCACCCGCCCGCCCGCCCGCGATGAGGAAGGCGATGTTGACGCCGTTGGCGAGACAGGAGAAGCCGAGGACGATGCGGGAGAGGGATCGTTCCAGGACGAGATAGACGCCGACGGCGACGAGCACGGCACAGAGGACGACGAGAGCGAGTGACGGGGACGTATCGATCATCATGAGAGGGACTCCCTTGCCTCGCGAGATGTCACAGCT
Protein-coding sequences here:
- a CDS encoding Na(+)/H(+) antiporter subunit C codes for the protein MMIDTSPSLALVVLCAVLVAVGVYLVLERSLSRIVLGFSCLANGVNIAFLIAGGRAGAPPIVGQADPNEMSDPLTQAMMLTAIVITMGTTAFMLALAYRSWQLDGNDEVQDDLEDKRLAVMAERDERLVRDEQNQIDDAVAETFDETEDEFDSFPEGDVK